In Zingiber officinale cultivar Zhangliang chromosome 1A, Zo_v1.1, whole genome shotgun sequence, the DNA window AGAGTCTACCAGTTGGTCGATCCGGGAtagagggtaaaaatccttcgggcatgccttatttagatcccggaaatcgatgcagactctccatttgttgtctggcttggagaccagcaccacattggcgagccagctcaggaattgcacctcccgtatgtggtcggcctccagaaaCTTCTCAACTTCAGcgcggatgatgacattctgttcggcgctgaagtccttcttcctctgcttcaccggccgagcgtccgggcGGACGTGAAGTTCGTGCTGCGCTACGCTCggcgagacccctggcagctcgtgggtcgaccaagcgaagacgtcacaGTTTTGCTGGAGATATCTGATCATCTTCTCCTTCTAACTCGGCTCCAGGTCGGATGCGATGAACGTAGTGGTATCCGGTTGGACAGGGTGGATCtttacttcctccttttcttcgtaaattAAAAAaggtggcttttcggttatagcatttacctcaaCGCGTGGTGCCTTCCGAGCAGCATttgcttcagctcggaccatctccacataacatcACCGGGCTGCTAGTTGGTCTCCGTGGACTTCTCCAACTTGATCTTCTACGGGGAATTTGACCTTTTGGcaaaaggtggagacgaccgctcggaatttgTTGAGAGCCGATCGCCCCAAGATCACATTGTACGCGGAGGGGGTGTTGACTACGATGAAGTTAGCAGTCCGTGTTCttttgagcggctcctctcccaacgagatagctagccggacctgtccgaccgacaaaacttcattaccggtgaacccgtagaggggggttgtcatcggcagtAACTCGGCTTggtcgatttgcaattggtcgaaggccttctggaagattatgttgaccaagctgcctgtatcaataaagatgcggtgaatagtgtaattagctattaccgctcggatgatgagggtgtcatcatgtgggacttcgactccctcgaggtccctaggtccaaagctgatctcgggcccgctcgccctGCTCCTGACTGCAATCAACCGCATGGATCGTGAGCTGCCTTGCATGCGCCTTCCTTgccctgttggagtcacctccggttggtccaccagcgatgatgttAATTTCTCCTCGGGACAcgttgcttctattctcttcctcccgagcggatggcctgGGACACTCGTGTGATGCCTGAGGTTGAGTCCTAGGCTACTGATGATGTTGCCGCTCGGGGGATCCTCTCTCTACACGCCGACCAGGGCTCTGGTGTCGATGTCGCCGGTCCGGCGAAGGTGATCGACAGCGATAGTTCCTTGGCGTAGGATGAGCGACTGGGGGGAGACTTCGACAATCGTGCGTGTTGTGGgttgctgactgatggagtgaacaaaacatgggagtccataccttccccctggGCTTAGGCCGATCGACCGCTACCTGTTGAACGGCGTGCGGCCTTGCTTGCTGATGAGGCCGGGCTGCTTCCTCCCGAGGTCCTCTAGGTCGCTTCCGCTAGGCAGAGGCCGGTGGTTCAGATGGTGCTTCCTTCCTTCTGGCCGCCTGCGCTTCCTCTACGTTGATATACTCATTGACCTTgtgcagcatatggtcgtagtcgcgaggcggctttctgatgaacgagcggaagaaatcaccaTCCACAAGCTcctgtgtgaacgcgttcatcatagtttctgaagtgaccgttgggatgtccatggccacctggttgaagcgctggttGTAGGCTTGGAGTGGCTCCTTCGaaccttgtttgatggcgaacagattgaCGCTGGTCTTTTGGTAGCGCTtgctgctcgcaaaatgatggaggaagaccGTTCGGAAATCTCTAAAGCTCTTAATTGATccatccggcaacctccggaaccagcgtTGAGCCGAACCGGATAACGTAGTAAGGAAAACCCTGCATTTGACCCCGTCGGTGTACTGGTGAAGAGTGGCtgcgttatcgaacttaccgagatggtcgtccggaTCGGTCACACCACTATACTCCCCGATCGATATTGGAGCATAATGCTTCGGGAGAGGGTCTTGCAAGATCGCCTCCGAGAACTAGCGATTAacccgctcgggggatgactccGCGCGCGGTGCCTTCCCCTTTCTGACGTCCCGTAAGGGTGCTTCATCGAacgatccctggttggctagggcCAATTCCGACGACGTTTGGAACAATGCTCAATGGAATGGAATAGGGGCGGCCGGCGCGTCCCCTGTCATGCCGGTCTGCCCCTTGTTCTGAGCCCAGGTAGAATATTGTTCTGGTCGGTCCTCCATTGCCACTCGGCCTCCAGAAACCGAGGCGGCCTGCTGCGCTATTCTATCCGCTTGAGCCTTCTGTTGTTGCTCCACCATCTTTGCGGCTCATGCCTGAATGAGTGCCTCTAGttcctcgggagagagcgttaccatgagttggcgtccagcttcttccatcttctcagctcggaaccaggtgcgttcccacagatggcgccaatttgatcctgtccgagcgctgagtcgacggacactggggacatgacgctctccgctgtctccaactggtgatgtggatctctggCGAACcagcaaagaagccgagccgggaaggggttcccgacaacgaccctccgacgctcaagtcagacaactAAGGAGAAAGGAGGCagagtaactgtggctacagtgataagaatattgcatacctccgtcgaagtttggggtccttatataggaccccggagaggcgcggacatgcttctcgatgcgtgcacgcttccccaaacatacctctaAATGAGTGTATTAGAAAAACATGcttgacgtcattccgcaatcgtcccagcatatccctgacgtgatagTGAAAACTTCCACCGTACTATACTCTGTTcggtccggccgccgaccatgctgtttgtcgacggcaggcgtctcgaggatgatgttaccagctgtCCCTTTCGTCTTTTTACGTCTCTGGTCGGTTCAgggccatatatatatatatatatatatatatatatatatatatatatataatggtaaGTGCGTAAGAAACTACTTGAACGCCTTGTCCTTGCATCAGGGCTCGGGAGCACAGCTAACTGCTATGTGAGATCGAATTTTATCATTAAGAAACAAAAACCTTGCTTTCCGATGCAATTTGTCATGGGAATGGTAGCCTAAGTTTATTTTGATAATGAAACATAAGAATGTTTATATagctattttttattaaaaaaaatagctaTTTTTTTATATCTGGCATCCAACTTATTGACTAAATCTGAAGTGGACGGTTCCACTCAATATTTTGACTACTAAGTAAATCTAAAAAGTAAGTGGCTTATTACATGCCGCCTGAGCGCCATTAGTTGTCCAAACTTCATATGCATGCATTGTATAAGTTTTGAATCCTGATTGCTTAGGAATAACACTGTGTCTTTTGCCACCACACCATGCCACTTACCACCACATCATGCTATAGCAAatttataagaaaattttctttcaaataGGACAAGCAACTAAAGAATGTTAGACTCCTGAGCTGCCTGTTGCGAGCGTTTCCCTATTTATCCTGGTACTAgtgaaaaacttttataaaaccAGACAGATCATCCCAAACTCAACGTTACCCAATTAATCATTTATTTTACCACCACACTATGCTAGGTGGAAATAGCTATTCCTTTCATAGCAATTGGCCCACATAGCTATTCTAAAAGCATTTATTACATCAAAATGATATATATTTTCTGAGTAATAGCTATATGATAAAACACATTATTTACCTAAAAATTACGACCACACCATGCCGGGTGGAAAATAGCTATTCCTTTCATAGCAATTGGCGCATAGAGCTTATTCTAAAAGCATTTATTATATCAAAATGATATATATTTTCGAGTAATAGCTATATGATAAAACACATTATTTACCTAAAAATTAAATGCATAACTAGGTTTCTATAACCTaaataaacaaatagaacaaTTTAAATAGATAGCAAAATAGTTTTGAACAACAATTACATTGTTTTAAACGAAAACTGACcactttaaataaaaaaaacttaattcatCAGCATAAATAACTATAACCTATTCTACAGGAATAACCCAAACAAAATTAATACAACATTCTCAGGCTAAGAACAAAAATTCCATAGTCATTTCAATGGTGGTCAAAATGACACATTACGATAGCAGAAACTATCAGCTCAGTGTGATGTGCGTAAAACAAGGGAGTTAGAAAATAGAGTGCTTACATGAAACTACCGGTTGCGTCTGCGTCTGCGATTGCGGGCCGCTATCGGAGGAAGCTTTTCGGAAGGCCCAGTAGGTAGCAGCTGCCCAGTCCCTTGCTCTATGCGTTTCTTCAGCTCTTGAAGAATTCGAATTTGACCCAACTTTTCTGGAGATAACTTTTCCCAATAGATTCCTTGTATGTGCAGTCACTTTTTAGAATCACATTGAAATTTGATTAGGGAAGTGAAATGGAGGAATTCAACTATGGTACCTTGTGGCTTTGGTATTTTTGTGTTGGTGTAGATGACCTGAGTTGGAGTGCAGATAATGTCAACCGGCACATCATGAACCAAGAGCTTATCCACTGGGATATCATCATTCACCAATTGCTTATCATGAACTGGGAACATATATAAGGTTTAGTGATTGCTACTGTGGATAAAAGGATTAAAGAAGTGGCAAATCATAAAACAAATGGGAGAACTTGAGGTATGGTATAGACCGGATGTTACTATCATCGTATTGTCATCAATAGCTCCCATGTATCGCAGCATTCCATACTCAAGTTCTGCAAAGCCCTGCAGGCCAGATGACAGATTATAGCAATGAAAATATATCCTGATGACAATATTAAATGAGCATAAATTGGCAAAAGGAGGAGACTGATTGCAACAAGAAGATGGAAAACTTGCCTCGCCCTTGCCCAATCGTGCTCCAGTTCTTGGATCGACTGCAACTGAACCAATAACTAACAAATCAACTTTTATTTTTTCATCCAAGCCAATAGGACGGCCATATTTTGCAGCTCCTACAGAAGTACATGCTTCCAAAATTGACCCAGAAGGTAGTGCCTCAGATTCTAGTACAGAGAAAAAACCAGTCCTCAGTCGTGGTTGAGGAGTCAACAATTGCTTCCCACCTGCATACACGACATTACAACCTTATTCGAGAACAGGTAGCTCTTCTGTAAAGTTTGTCATAGATGAACCAATAAAAGGATTTGGTATTTTAAACTTGGTAGATGTATTAAAATATGCACGCCTCCAATAACTCTTCACCTCCAAAAACTACAGAAAATATTACAGATAGGAACAATAAGATAATCGCGAAATGTTCCTTATTGTAACATCCAACCCAAGAAgaatctaatatatatatatatatatatatatatatatccaacgGGCTGTTTGTTATTAGAATATAGCTCGCACAAAGTACAAGATTTCAACCAGTTGGCAAGGACTTTGTCCCATACAGTGTCCAATGGTACACAGTCCACCTAGTGTGGTGCAGACATTAAAAACATGCCAATGATAGCATTCTACTCTTTATGAAATCCTACTTGTAAGAAGTATCACTAAGGACATTGGCCTAAACAAGTAAAACTTCTGCAAATGATCAATTAGCCCATGAATGTAGTTACATAAATGAAGTGCAAAACCATGACTAGAACATTAGCAAATTCTTTGACCTTTGTTGTATTCAAGAGAGATGGATTTTGTAAGGCTGGaagattttaaaaagttttaaattcaCCTGAAGAAGCATCCATCATTTGCTCCCTATGTGAGAAAACTCTTCTGGTGGAGGCAtctattaacttttttttttttttttttctggttcTCATGCAGGACTATAAGTGTAGAGCTATATTTCTATGGCAGGCTTTGTCTAGGATCTGAATAATGGAACTTTATGAGGAATTGAGGAAGGGTTTTCAAGTAAAGAAAAAGGATGGTCCCGTGAACATGGCTCCTGTAAGAAGCGGAGTCAAAGGAGAAATCATATACCTCAAAATAGCATCCGGTAGACACAGATAATGACACATCAAATAGTTGGAACAGGTATCTTTTAGTGCTCTTGTTGTCAATTTGTTATATTCTGATTTAATCAAGGAAAGAAATTTtagacatttttaaaaattatgaataaaCACTACATACTACTTGTTCAAATCTTAATACAGAAGCAAAAAAGGagccaaaaattaaaaaaaaaataaagaaagaattgcAATCAATGTATTGGTATATGTATGGTCCTACTGTTTGCAGAAAAACAAAAGTTTACCTAGTAAAACCATAGCACAAAATGGAGATAATTAAAATCAGGTAACCTGTGAGTGTCAACAAGCGGACTTGTTTCTGAGGTGAATCAGGATTGACCTTCACACATCCAGCCTTCTCAAATACATCCAACTGACCTAACTTAATTCCACAAGTACTTAAATAATTCAGAAACATCATTAACTCTATGTAACTAACAACACTTATAAATTTGAACTAGACAAAGAAGACCAAGGGGTAGAAGCATTAGAAACTTGCCAAAGGTACCTGAATGTGACGTGCCCAACTGTTATGTAAAATTTAGAAGACTTGAAATGAAAACAAGCAAATTCTGTAGAGCCACAGTTTGAACAACTCTCCTACTAATATGGaattgataaaaattagaatAATTTATGCTTCCACTTTTCAGGGGTTATTATGTTGTATGTAGCAACTGACAATGATAATCCATGACAGAAAATGTTaagtattagaaaaaaaaaaccgcAAAAGGTCTCACTGCCACCACCATACCCATCCACGTGCACgcattccttttcttttccccctttcttcttctccccattcttctttttctttctacaGCGGCGACGAACGGCAGATCAATCcctgttcttcttctccaagcttgcaaccccttctcttcttcttttctcttcttcaacGGCAACAAGCAACAAGCTTCCCCTTCCTTGCTGTCCTGCTTCTCGGCAGCACCGTCGGAGCTCCTCGGAGTGTGCCGGAGTTCGCCGGACCACCAGAAAAGAGGGGAAAACAA includes these proteins:
- the LOC122022240 gene encoding 5-formyltetrahydrofolate cyclo-ligase-like protein COG0212, with product MLLSLHRVARWPPATAVGSPRIRRPFSITGPRALASAARAGTERASSSSSFDPQAFEAERIRLDAEARSSMAAVAAVVSEEGAGEEDLKAWKWKIRKRVWDLLEAENIARNPRPVHHRIPNFDGAALAADRLGQLDVFEKAGCVKVNPDSPQKQVRLLTLTGGKQLLTPQPRLRTGFFSVLESEALPSGSILEACTSVGAAKYGRPIGLDEKIKVDLLVIGSVAVDPRTGARLGKGEGFAELEYGMLRYMGAIDDNTMIVTSVHDKQLVNDDIPVDKLLVHDVPVDIICTPTQVIYTNTKIPKPQGIYWEKLSPEKLGQIRILQELKKRIEQGTGQLLPTGPSEKLPPIAARNRRRRRNR